Genomic segment of Actinomycetota bacterium:
GGAGTTGCCCGACGGCGAGTTCGAGAACGCCCAGGCGATCTGGGACGCCCTCGGCGGCACCCACGAGACCCACGAGTCACACCCCAAGCCGGCCGACTAACGCGATCAGCTGGGCCGGGAGCCGCCGAACAGACCCTTCGCCGCCCAGGGTGCGCATGAAGCGCCTCGACATCCACAGGGTCTATGCGCCGGTGCTCAGGCACTTCCGGACAAAGCGAATGCTCCTGTTCAGGCGGACTTTCGGCCCCCTCGAGCGTCTCCGGGTGCTGGACGTCGGGGGCGGGATGTTCAACTGGGAACTGATCGACGAGCGGCCCAGGCTGATCCTGTCCAACCTGCAGATCGATCCGGCAGCGCAACGCGCCGCCCGCGTGGGCGCGGTGGTCGCGGACGGAAGGCATCTTCCATTTCTGGACGGCTCATTCGACGTTGTGTACAGCAACTCGGTCGTAGAGCACGTCGGAACACGCCGGGACCAGGAACTGTTCGCGGCTGAGGCCGAACGAGTCGGGAAGGGCTACTTCGTGCAG
This window contains:
- a CDS encoding class I SAM-dependent methyltransferase, which gives rise to MKRLDIHRVYAPVLRHFRTKRMLLFRRTFGPLERLRVLDVGGGMFNWELIDERPRLILSNLQIDPAAQRAARVGAVVADGRHLPFLDGSFDVVYSNSVVEHVGTRRDQELFAAEAERVGKGYFVQTPDRRFPIEPHLLAPFIHWLPPTWRKRLVRNFTGWGLITRPSATEVDAILDEIRLLDAKDMAQLFPEAQIVSERFCWLPKSVLAIKRP